The DNA region TTCTTGCCCTTGAAcggttttaagtgttttcttcTAAAACTAATCTTTTGGACAATTGCAGGGGTTTTACCAAAATATTTTAGCTCCGAATGGTCATTTGCTCAGTTCCACTTGCCAGAAGACACTCAATTCATTACCGCATTTGGTTCTCAAAACAGTGTCATCATTGTTGGCATGGATGGGAGGTATGCTCTCTCTTTGTGTGTGCATGTATGTGTTTCTATTTGTCCTTGCATTTTCCGCTGGCCTAAAATAGTTGAAATATTCGAGTAATTATTCCTCAACGGTTCATCTAGGCCCATGATTGAAATTATAAGTTATTCCTCAACAGTTCATCTAGGTCTGTGATTGAAATTATAAGTAGTTTTTGTTTCGTAATGAAGATTACTTAAAATCGATCCCCCTTAagttttcccctttttttttttaccaattcATTTGTCCCCTTAAGTGTTTTCTTCACTTGGtgtgatggcaagtgccttcgcccatgagcgataggtctcgggttcgagacttgggagcagcctctccataaatgggggtaaggctagctgacattcacctctcccagaccctgcgtaaagcgggagccttgtgcactgggtacgaccttttttatttGTCTCCCACCCCTGCttcactgattttttttcttcttctggttTATCAGTTTCCACAAATGCAGTTTTGATCCAGTGAATGGAGGTGAGATGGTGCAGCAGGAATATGTACGCTTTCTAAAAACCGAAAGCAGGCCAAGATAGAATTTCGAATGATTCATTCAACCATACATTCTTTCATCCCTTGTAAATATTGATTCGGAATCTCTGTTGGATGTAAATATTTGGAAGAGTTATGTTCCTTTTCACCGCATCTCGTAAAATAAAGCAATCTTTATAGCTACATTGCCAGAAGCAAAACCTGTCCCATAAATTGCTAGGATTATCAATCATAACAGTGTTGTTTCAGCTTCAGAAacggcacaatacattgaaaccGAAACAATCTGGTTTCTCGAACAATCTTGATCGTGCATTTTGTCCAAATGTTCCAAGTTCTGGCTTGAAAAATCTCAGTCCAATACAATGGTTGTATGGGAAATCCTTGTATATTGAAGAATAATACAATATCTGTAAAACCCCTTCCATTACAGATCGCTGTTTGGATGTTTAATAGTTGTAATTAAAAAGCAACCAACAAATGTTCATTTCATAATCTGAAGCTAATTACAATCATGGTCAGAAAGGAGGATCAGTTGATATGGTAAGACTAGCATCTTGTAAGCCAGAAGGAACATCGAATCCTGACATGAAGTCATCACCAAAGATCACAGCACCTGCCGCCAGCGCTCCAGCACCGATTCCCATTCCAACACCAGCTGCTCCTCTACGGCCCGGCGGTGCTCCAGATGCTGGCATATTGATATATGTCTCCTGCATTCGATCTGTTCTCGGGATAAAAGTAGGTATGTAGCCAACATTAGAAGGCGGGGGAGGCGGTGATGGAGTTCTAGGCGGCTGATAGCTCGGCCCGCCTGCTGGTGGGTAGCTTGGCCCCCCTGCTGGTGGGTAGCTTGGCCCCCCTGCTGGGGGGTAGCTTGGTCTGTTTGCTGGCAGGTAGTTTGGTCCGCCTGCGGGCGGGTAACTGGTTGCGCTGGCTGGTGGGTAACTTGGTCCGACTGCAGATGGATTGGAATAGTTTGGAGGGAAAGGCATTGGTTGTGCATATGGGGAGTTGATACGGAATTGATCTTCCGGCCTTTGTTGTCGAGCTACAGGTCGTATCGCTGGTGCAGATCCGTCTCCGGTAGCCAAGGTGATAGTAATGCTGTTATCCATAGGTCCTCCTTCACTGCCTAAAAACAGAATTGAAGTCGATAACCACATCACATTCGAAACTCAATTTATACAAGATCTTTCGAAGTTTTTCGATGAATTATGAATACCTGTGTACGAGCTTCGAGCTTCCATATCCTCAGAAATACGTATTGAGACATCGACGAACCCTTGAGGTTTGTTGGAATTCTTTTTCCGCAACTGGTAGCTCCCAACTTCTTCAGCTCCATGCCTCGGAGCCTCAGAGTTCTTGTTATGCTTAGCCAGAAACTCTCTCAGGACAATAGTTGCCGTCCCCTGAAGCTTTTCCCGGAGGAAGATAGGCTCTCTGCTGTACACCTCAACGTGCAGCGCCAGATCCTGCAAGTCCGCCTCCGAGCCCTCAATCAAGGTAGCAAACTTGGTTCTCCACACCGGATTCTCATTTCCAGAAGCATCAATCTTGGTGCAGTACTTGTTATTCGGATTAGTCCACCCAACAGCATACCACTGGAGCTTCCACAACGAAGACGAACGCCTGAGCCCTCGGGCGGATATCAAGCACACTTCAACCCAGAGCTTCCCCATGCCAGGCTAGTTGAAGGAAAGGGAGGAGCTGAGAGACaactttcttgaagaaaaagaagggaagCTGTTTAAGCATTATCTAAACTGCTACTTTACTTTGGAGGTGAGATAACTTTTATACCGTACCGACATTGTGGGGTAACGATAACCCCTTTTGTCAAACTTCTTTTCCCAGCCAAAAGTGCTTCACAGATGGGCAGGAATCGGTAATTAACAATACAAAAAACACACATGACGAATTGAGCATGTAATAAAGTTAAAAACAATATCGGCGTTGTTAGAGTAGGGCTCAACGGATCCACCGATCCAAAAATCCAACATGATATCAGAGCCAGGTTTGagcctctgcaagccaatgagctTGTCACCAAGAAGGAAACAAGCTAGGACTCTTAATAGAGAGCCGACCTCTGAGTTCCATTGAAAACAAGTCTGGACTCTTAACATAGAGCCGATCTCTGAGTTTCAATTGCTAATGTGTGGATCTTCATGTGTGAACCACTAAATGGGGTTACacgtgagggggagtgttggaatcCCACATCGACGGGTGCAAAAGAAAACAATGGGTTTAAATATGATTGCCTCGAGGCATTTTGTGATTAAAtctcacacctgacggattgctCAATTCTAACTCATATCCTAAAAAATCCAACAAATATGACTTTGAAGGCTATCTGTAACAATGAGACTATTAGTCTTACAGGTAGACTAGCTTACTCCCTCCCTCCTTCAAGAGAAGAGTCCATTTTGGGTCTCGAATGTCGATGCTTCAGCCAAGGGTATATCGAGGCTGGGGTTGACGATTTCTTGGTCTTCTTGCATTCTAAGGTATTTAAAAGGGGTGGAACTTGCAATAGCTTTCGACCGGCATGTTTATTCATCTGTTGATTGCCTTCAGGATCAGTTGGAACACTACATATATACATCATTgcaatggaggccaaaatgacaTCCCCAAAGCCACACCCTTAGAAGAATGACCTGAAATTAAGATTTACAGCAGATATATTTTCACCAACTTGAGGCTTTTCGGCATTCAAACGAGATTGGTATAATTTGTTACCTCTCATCTTCTGAGCAAAGGGCTGCTATGTCGTATAGATGTCTCTACTTGTGAGTATTCTGCACAAGTAATGGAAAGCTTTTTTCTCATTTGAGCGTCTAATCCACATAGGAAATTGGTTGTAAGAGAGGTTTACAGTATGCAACTGCGAAGATATGTTCCAAAACCAAGTCGGTGGTATCTGAAATTCCTGTATTGGGTAGGATTAGAACCACCAATTGCGTTTGATTCTGATTCCACATAGGAAATTCAGGCCCTGGATGCCAATAATCCAACCATAAACGCCGAAGTTGGAAAGGAGAAATCCAGTCTCGACTAGTTTTCAAAGTCTAGTAAACGGTATCGTCCTCCATCTTGCTCAACTATTCGCAGTACCATCCTATCTGCACTAAAATTCTTGTTCAATGGTGGTCCGCAAATTTCATTGCCGATAAAGCCAGACAAATCAAGACTTTGAAGCCGAGTGCTTATTAGAATTTCTCCAGTCAAAATGTTGTAGGACTCAGAAATTTCAAACTCCTCATGCTTTGTGCAATTTCTCCCTGAACCATTCAAAATGTGGTCAGCAATGAAGATTTGAATGGTTCACTAATTCAACACCATTAGAGGTGAAAACAATGCTTTCAGCTTAatcaaattttacttttatCATCATAAAAGTGGATAATCACCAAATTAATCTTCTGAGTTCTGGCTGGGAACTGGCAAATAACAATAGAAGTGCTTGTTTGAACATCGTAAGTGCTAGTTTTTCGCCAATGCCATGCGCAGATTTCCGTTGCATAAACCAACACTCAAAATTCAGGAATGGTTGCAAAGTTGGAAACCTGGTCATCAGTAGTATGTTTGACAGCTCTAATCGGCATCGCCATGAATTTATGTTGTATAACTTATATGACTCAAGTACGTGATGGGGATGAATACCTGAGACATCTCTATATCGATGTTCAAACGGAAACTTGGTGcaacgaaaatttgaaaacaatgcTTTCAGGTCATATCAAAGTGAATAGATTGTGTCATTGTAATTCTCGTTGTAACATTTGTAACATTTGCGACAAAATCACAACCAAGCAAAAAGAACAGCATTGTGTCAAAATTATTCAACAATTACACCATAAATTTTTCCTACGATACTATTTAGGAATCTTAAGATAACATTGCTCAATGGCGTGTCTACCAGCAACAAACCAAGTAAAGTCCAAAAACCGAACATGAATCCCAATCCCAAGCTAACATAGAACCACTTGTCTTCAAGCAAATTGTATTCTCTGTCTTTCTCAACTGCTGCCGGTATCACCCGAGTTGCACTGCAATCGTCAAGTGGAGCACCACAGAGTTCATTGCCGATAAAGCTGGACGGATCAAGGCTCTGGAGCTGAGTGCTTTCTGGAATCTGTCCCATCAAATTGTTGTCGGACAAGTTTAAGTGACTCAAGAATGTCAAACTCCTCATGCTTTGAGGAATTTCTCCATCAAGCTGGTTCATCGAAAAGTCAAGAGATTCAATTCGTCTCAAGTTTCCAACCTTTGAAGGGATTCCTCCAGTCAAAAGATTTTTTGATAAGTTCAGTGTTCGTAAATGGAGTAGGCTGGTCAGTTCCTCAGGGATCTCTCCGGATATAATGTTGTTCGAAAGGTCCATGCTAGTTACCAATCCAAGAATTTCGCGATATTCCATTTTTCTACCCTTGGTCACCAGGATTGCTTCGACTAGGTACCTCCCATAAGAAAAAATGTCAAACAACAAAATATTCGGACTGTTTGAATTTGACAAGGTGGCCATGGCACTAAAATTGTGGAAGCATCTTGGTATTGTCCCTGAAAGATTGTTATCCGCTAGGTCCAAGATTTGGAGATTTATGAGATTACAGAGTTCATGAGGAATGTCTCCATGAAGCTTGTTCGAACGGAAGTTCAAAAGCATCAAATTTGAGAGGCTTTTCCCTATCCACATTGGCAAGCTTCCGATAAACTTattcccaccaaggtcaacaacAGACAACTCGGTACAGTTCTGTAGGGACAGAGGTAATTCTCCGGATAGTTGATTATTGAGCAACTGCAATGATTTGAGGTTGAACAAGTATccaatggagcttggaatgtaCCCAGTTAAATTGTTGCTTTCCAAATTTAAGACCGCCAActtttgccaattcatccaacAATCAggaatttttccggtgagaaGATTTTTTCCAAGATTGAGAAGATAGAGTTCTTTTGGTTCGTCCACACTATCACAAAAGAAGCGGGAGACAGATCCGGaaaaggatgaattggaaagatctAGCATATAAACTGTGGAGGGAAGCAAAGGTAATGAACCATTGAACCGGTTAGAACCCATGTCGATCACTAATGAAGGGCCAACCACCATATCTTGAACCTCTCCACACAATTGATTGTGAGAGATATTCAAATAAAGTAATTGGAAGATAAGTTCCAAAACCAAGTTGGAATTGCACCCGAAATCCCTGTATTCGACAAGCTTAGAGACCAAACTTGAGTTTGTGATCGAAGCCAGTTAGGCAATTCAGGCCCCAAATGCCAAGAATCTAGGTATAACTGGTGAAGTTGAAAAGGAGGAAGCCATTTTTTACTAGTATTCAGAATGAATGAGTTTCCTTTTGCATTGAACTCCAGCAGTCTTGTGAGCCTAGTAAAATGGACTTCAGACACCACGCCTTCTAATGAATTATATGACACATCCAAATTCGTAAGAAATTCGAGCTGACCAATAATTTCTGGAAGTGTCCCATTGAATTGATTGTCAGAGATGTCTAGGTTAACTAGGAATGACAAATTCCCTAGTGACACTGGAACGGGACCTGATATTGAATTACCAGAAAGATCAAGGTTGCTTAAACTTTTAAAATCTCCTATCTTCTCTGTCAAATGACCAGAAAGATTGCAATAACTCAACGACAAAGACTTCATTTTAGCTGAAGCACACACACCGGACAAACTGTCGATGATTTCTGATACCTTTCCAACTGTGAAGTTGTTCATCGACAGATCAAGATCCATCAACTTACAAAGCTTTTCCAATGACTTTGGGATTTTCCCTTCCAGCTGATTATTATCCAACCGAAGGCTAACAATGGATGTCAATTTTCCAACGGAGCTTGAAATTTCACCCTGCAAGTGATTGCTAGAAAGAAACAAGGACTCGAGATTGCTAAAAC from Malus domestica chromosome 01, GDT2T_hap1 includes:
- the LOC103410258 gene encoding protein SRC2 homolog — protein: MGKLWVEVCLISARGLRRSSSLWKLQWYAVGWTNPNNKYCTKIDASGNENPVWRTKFATLIEGSEADLQDLALHVEVYSREPIFLREKLQGTATIVLREFLAKHNKNSEAPRHGAEEVGSYQLRKKNSNKPQGFVDVSIRISEDMEARSSYTGSEGGPMDNSITITLATGDGSAPAIRPVARQQRPEDQFRINSPYAQPMPFPPNYSNPSAVGPSYPPASATSYPPAGGPNYLPANRPSYPPAGGPSYPPAGGPSYPPAGGPSYQPPRTPSPPPPPSNVGYIPTFIPRTDRMQETYINMPASGAPPGRRGAAGVGMGIGAGALAAGAVIFGDDFMSGFDVPSGLQDASLTISTDPPF